A DNA window from Oleomonas cavernae contains the following coding sequences:
- the recQ gene encoding DNA helicase RecQ, which produces MSPPLPQPLAVLRDVFGFDAFRGQQAAIVDHVIGGGDCLVVMPTGGGKSLCYQIPALCRTGVGVVVSPLIALMQDQVEALRQVGVRAAALNSALDANEARAVERALVKGDLDLVYVAPERLLTDRFLDLLDEAPIALFAIDEAHCVSQWGHDFRPEYLQLEVLHRRYPTVPRIGLTATADGPTRADIAKRLGLDEAPLFMAGFDRPNIRYTVVPKLEPRVGLKRFLDGRKGEAGIIYCMSRAKVETMAEWCVAQGVPALPYHAGLDREVRACNHDRFLKEDGVVMVATIAFGMGIDKPDVRFVVHLDLPKTIESYYQETGRAGRDGLPSEALLFYGLEDVARLRQLMAGSEAAETHKRVEKAKLEALLGFCESARCRRQVLLGYFGETLEKPCGNCDICLNPVKTRDGTIEAQMALSCIYRTGERFGAVHVIDVLIGHETEKVKSFGHDQIKTFGVGKERSRDAWRGTIRQLAALGLVEVDLERHGALVLGQGSREVLRGERRVELREDPPPAIAPKRSRSNGTPTARPSDGAEGALFSALRALRLALAKEQGVPPYVIFHDTTLIELARRRPQDRGDFAQVPGVGQAKLDRYAAPFLDLIRTHDDGAMG; this is translated from the coding sequence ATGAGTCCCCCACTGCCCCAACCCCTGGCCGTTCTGCGTGATGTGTTCGGCTTTGATGCCTTTCGCGGGCAACAGGCCGCGATCGTCGACCATGTGATCGGCGGCGGCGATTGCCTGGTGGTGATGCCCACCGGCGGCGGCAAGTCGCTGTGCTACCAGATCCCCGCCCTGTGCCGGACCGGCGTGGGCGTGGTGGTCTCGCCCCTGATCGCCCTGATGCAGGACCAGGTGGAGGCGCTGCGCCAGGTCGGCGTGCGCGCCGCCGCGCTCAATTCGGCGCTGGATGCCAACGAGGCGCGGGCGGTCGAACGGGCCCTGGTGAAGGGCGATCTCGACCTGGTCTATGTGGCGCCCGAACGGCTGCTGACCGACCGCTTCCTCGACCTGCTGGACGAGGCGCCCATCGCCCTGTTCGCGATCGACGAAGCCCATTGCGTCTCCCAATGGGGCCATGATTTCCGGCCGGAATATTTGCAACTGGAGGTCCTGCACCGGCGCTATCCCACTGTCCCGCGCATCGGCCTGACCGCCACCGCCGATGGCCCGACCCGCGCCGACATCGCCAAGCGCCTGGGGCTGGACGAGGCGCCGTTGTTCATGGCCGGCTTCGACCGGCCTAATATCCGCTACACCGTGGTGCCCAAGCTCGAACCCCGGGTCGGCCTGAAGCGCTTCCTGGACGGGCGCAAGGGCGAGGCCGGCATCATCTATTGCATGAGCCGCGCCAAGGTCGAGACCATGGCGGAATGGTGCGTGGCCCAGGGCGTGCCCGCCCTGCCCTATCACGCCGGGCTGGACCGCGAGGTGCGTGCCTGCAACCACGACCGCTTCCTGAAGGAGGACGGCGTGGTGATGGTGGCAACCATCGCCTTCGGCATGGGGATCGACAAGCCCGACGTGCGCTTCGTCGTCCACCTCGACCTGCCCAAGACCATCGAGTCCTACTACCAGGAAACCGGCCGCGCCGGGCGGGACGGCCTGCCCTCGGAAGCCCTGCTGTTCTACGGCCTGGAGGATGTCGCCCGCCTGCGCCAGCTCATGGCCGGATCCGAAGCCGCCGAGACCCACAAGCGGGTGGAGAAGGCCAAGCTCGAAGCGCTGCTCGGCTTTTGCGAAAGTGCCCGCTGCCGCCGCCAGGTGCTGCTCGGCTATTTCGGCGAGACCCTGGAGAAGCCCTGCGGCAATTGCGATATCTGCCTCAACCCGGTGAAGACCCGCGACGGCACGATCGAGGCGCAGATGGCGCTGTCGTGCATCTATCGCACCGGGGAGCGTTTCGGCGCCGTCCATGTCATCGATGTGCTGATCGGCCACGAGACCGAGAAGGTGAAGAGCTTCGGCCACGACCAGATCAAGACCTTCGGTGTGGGCAAGGAGCGCAGCCGCGACGCCTGGCGCGGCACCATCCGGCAATTGGCCGCGTTAGGCCTGGTCGAAGTCGACCTGGAGCGGCACGGTGCCCTGGTGCTGGGCCAGGGCTCGCGCGAGGTGCTGCGCGGCGAGCGCCGGGTCGAACTGCGCGAGGATCCGCCGCCCGCCATTGCGCCCAAGCGCAGCCGGTCGAACGGCACGCCCACCGCCCGCCCCAGCGATGGCGCCGAAGGTGCCCTGTTCTCCGCCCTGCGCGCGCTGCGCCTGGCCCTGGCCAAGGAACAGGGCGTGCCGCCCTATGTGATCTTCCACGACACGACCCTGATCGAACTGGCCCGCCGCCGCCCCCAGGACCGCGGCGACTTCGCCCAGGTGCCGGGTGTCGGCCAGGCCAAGCTGGACCGCTACGCCGCGCCGTTCCTGGACCTCATCCGCACCCACGACGATGGGGCGATGGGTTAG
- the metZ gene encoding O-succinylhomoserine sulfhydrylase produces the protein MARRTPRNVADKWKLSTKLVRGGTNRSDFGETGEAIFMTSGFRYDSAEVAEARFKGEAEGFTYSRLGNPTTAMFEERMAILEGAPLARATASGMAAVHAALMCQLKTGDRVVSSRALFGSCRYILDDILPRFGVSVTYVDGGDLNQWEDALRAPANVVFLETPANPTLDVIDLKAVTDLAHKAGACVVIDNVFATPILQRPMEYGCDVVVYSATKHIDGQGRCLGGAVLCGQDFFDRHLNQYLRHTGPSLSPFNAWLLLKGLETLELRVTRHCENAAKVAGFLDGAKGQGRLKAASYPGLPSHPQHNLALAQMSGQGGSVVTLEVEGGRAGAFKLMNRLELIDISNNLGDSKSLVTHPSSTTHQRLPAPERERVGITEGFMRLSVGLEDAGDLIADLDQAIG, from the coding sequence ATGGCACGGCGTACGCCCCGCAACGTTGCGGACAAGTGGAAACTCTCGACCAAGCTGGTGCGCGGCGGCACCAATCGCTCCGATTTCGGCGAAACCGGCGAGGCGATCTTCATGACCTCCGGCTTCCGCTACGATAGCGCCGAAGTCGCCGAGGCCCGCTTCAAGGGCGAGGCCGAGGGCTTTACCTATTCGCGCCTGGGCAATCCCACCACGGCCATGTTCGAGGAACGCATGGCGATCCTGGAAGGGGCACCGCTGGCCCGCGCCACCGCGTCGGGCATGGCCGCGGTCCATGCCGCGCTGATGTGCCAACTCAAGACCGGCGACCGGGTGGTATCCAGCCGGGCGCTGTTCGGCTCGTGTCGCTATATCCTCGACGACATCCTGCCGCGCTTCGGCGTCTCCGTGACCTATGTCGATGGCGGCGACCTCAACCAGTGGGAAGATGCCCTGCGCGCGCCCGCCAACGTGGTGTTCCTGGAAACCCCGGCCAACCCGACGCTGGACGTGATCGACCTGAAGGCGGTGACGGACCTCGCCCACAAGGCCGGGGCCTGCGTGGTCATCGACAATGTCTTCGCCACGCCCATCCTGCAGCGGCCGATGGAATACGGCTGCGACGTGGTGGTCTATTCCGCCACCAAGCATATCGATGGGCAGGGCCGGTGCCTGGGCGGCGCTGTGCTGTGCGGCCAGGATTTCTTCGACAGGCACTTGAACCAGTACCTGCGCCACACCGGGCCGTCGCTGTCGCCGTTCAATGCCTGGCTGCTGCTGAAAGGCCTGGAGACGCTGGAGCTGCGGGTCACGCGGCATTGCGAGAATGCGGCCAAGGTGGCGGGCTTCCTCGACGGCGCCAAGGGCCAGGGCCGGCTGAAGGCCGCGTCCTATCCCGGCCTGCCGTCGCATCCCCAGCACAACCTGGCGCTGGCCCAGATGTCGGGCCAGGGCGGCTCGGTCGTCACGCTGGAGGTCGAGGGCGGGCGCGCGGGCGCGTTCAAGCTGATGAACCGGCTGGAACTGATCGACATCTCCAACAACCTGGGCGATTCCAAGAGCCTGGTCACCCATCCCTCGTCGACCACGCACCAGCGGCTGCCGGCGCCGGAGCGCGAGCGGGTGGGGATCACCGAGGGCTTCATGCGCCTTTCGGTGGGCCTGGAGGATGCGGGCGACCTGATCGCCGATCTGGATCAGGCGATCGGGTAG